From the genome of Scleropages formosus chromosome 22, fSclFor1.1, whole genome shotgun sequence:
GACCTCTCATATGACCAAATGAGTGTAACTACGCCTGAACGATACTTGGTGGGACTGTTAGGTGGCAAGTGATGGACTTTGAATTTGAAGTAAATAATTACTGAGTCAAGACAATTAAGGGTGTGACTTTTGAGAGACACACTGGACCTCATCTGTGAATGGAAAACCAGAGTGCAAGTCTCTTCAGGAAAATCACTTTGATTCTTTTTAGTAAGATGATTTAAAATGAAGGTATCAAGTGTGGTGTGACCTGGGGGTCTTGTCTGATAGAAAGCAGTCCcgcttatttttcaaaatgagtcAGGTCTAACAGATTGTCAGTTgcaaagttgctttgggaatttctcacacacacacacacacacacacacaccaggactgcagtccaccccactgcgccatcatGCCCTCCTAGGGAACTTcacagtggaggaaaaaaaaaaaatctccttgcGATGATTTGGAAGAACCATTATCCTCTGACATTTCCTTTTGTCTGCCCTGCACAGTGATTACACCCAGACAGCTGTGCTGTAATCAAACACTGGCACCACTTTCCCCACCATCTCCAACTGACTCTTGTCCATGAAAATCCCTGACATTGGCTCCTTCTTATCTGCTGGCTGGGGGCATGACCTACCCTTGCCTTGAGGTCCACCTGCCCCAAATGGGAGATAAAAAGGACCCTTGGGCTTGTCTGCTTTTTTGGGCCTTTTGAAGAGCTCAGCCTCTTGGCCATCCTGGGGCATCCACCCAGgcttctcctgcagcagctTGTCCCTGTCCGGTCGCACACTTCGTAAGAATTTTTTGAAGATGTTAGCAGAAAGTGAGAACCTCTTGCAGATCTCCTGGGAGCGGCTGAGTGAAAGAGAATGGGCTGGCTCCTCCTGTTCATCCTCCCCTGGTGCAAGTGGCCCCTTATCCAGTTCAGGTAGGTCCAGCCAATTGCCCACAAGGTCAGCAAAGACGTTATCACCCAGGACCAGAGGTTGCCGGTTGCGGCAGCGGCTCATGAGTGAGGAAGTCCAGTCGCTGGAGTCGTCAGTACCCTCTTGGGAATAGGTACTGTCCAGGGATGGACCTTCACTCGACAGACTATGAAGTATGCGTGGCAGGTCTGCCATCTGTGTTGGGGGTTGTGGATAGTGGTGTGGTGCTGGTGGAGGGGGACTGACACGGGGACCACAGTAGTCCTCCTGAGGGGCACTGTACCCTGAAATTGTCAAAGGGAGGGGAACTGCCCCACTCTCTAGGCCGGATGAGCAGGATGAGGTGTCCAGGCTGCTTCGATGGCGGAATCTCCTCTGCTC
Proteins encoded in this window:
- the LOC108930469 gene encoding PAK4-inhibitor INKA2-like isoform X2, which codes for MKEAGDGLYAQMNSMMGALQELKLLQVQTALGQLDISGLHTRAPLSSALAPQVLSSACEEWKTPCDSRTPVQEEQRRFRHRSSLDTSSCSSGLESGAVPLPLTISGYSAPQEDYCGPRVSPPPPAPHHYPQPPTQMADLPRILHSLSSEGPSLDSTYSQEGTDDSSDWTSSLMSRCRNRQPLVLGDNVFADLVGNWLDLPELDKGPLAPGEDEQEEPAHSLSLSRSQEICKRFSLSANIFKKFLRSVRPDRDKLLQEKPGWMPQDGQEAELFKRPKKADKPKGPFYLPFGAGGPQGKVSGTTQATLREAMLARGQNQFFGAISQMKHHVDLACPGSGGHSLGLHYARHSVGLPSTICLLLIM
- the LOC108930469 gene encoding PAK4-inhibitor INKA2-like isoform X1, with translation MDLCLKRLKQELLSMKEAGDGLYAQMNSMMGALQELKLLQVQTALGQLDISGLHTRAPLSSALAPQVLSSACEEWKTPCDSRTPVQEEQRRFRHRSSLDTSSCSSGLESGAVPLPLTISGYSAPQEDYCGPRVSPPPPAPHHYPQPPTQMADLPRILHSLSSEGPSLDSTYSQEGTDDSSDWTSSLMSRCRNRQPLVLGDNVFADLVGNWLDLPELDKGPLAPGEDEQEEPAHSLSLSRSQEICKRFSLSANIFKKFLRSVRPDRDKLLQEKPGWMPQDGQEAELFKRPKKADKPKGPFYLPFGAGGPQGKVSGTTQATLREAMLARGQNQFFGAISQMKHHVDLACPGSGGHSLGLHYARHSVGLPSTICLLLIM